A section of the Clostridium omnivorum genome encodes:
- a CDS encoding ubiquitin-like domain-containing protein produces MAIINFKAFLEKKRNKTILASLALVTLITILSTLVWVKLKTITVVIDGKPIKVITFSNTVEKALKDKDIAVGQKDKVSPSLNAKIVNKDTVNIKRAVSIKVVVEGKETDVLTAEDTVEAMLKAEGITYNPQDKVTPELNTKLDVNMNVEVVKVETKTFKDSVPVEFKTVMKTDRGLSNTVKKTVQDGENGEKQIVTDVTYENGKEVARKTVSEKVTKNPTDKIVVLGTYPDKPISRGGDPLPYSKSFRARATAYSAIRGIGRTYTASGRLAVRNPDGYSTIAVDPSVIPLGTKVFVEGYGFAIAADTGTNIIGKTIDVFFDTYGESTNWAVKYVNVYVLN; encoded by the coding sequence ATGGCCATTATAAATTTCAAAGCTTTTCTTGAAAAGAAAAGAAATAAGACCATTTTAGCTTCTCTGGCGCTGGTGACATTAATTACAATTCTAAGCACTTTGGTATGGGTTAAATTAAAAACCATTACTGTAGTAATTGACGGAAAACCCATTAAGGTTATAACATTTAGCAACACTGTTGAAAAGGCATTAAAAGATAAAGACATAGCTGTGGGTCAAAAAGATAAAGTATCTCCTAGTTTAAATGCAAAAATAGTTAACAAAGATACTGTTAACATTAAACGGGCAGTAAGCATTAAGGTTGTTGTAGAAGGAAAAGAAACAGATGTACTCACTGCAGAGGATACTGTTGAAGCCATGCTGAAGGCTGAAGGAATAACTTACAATCCACAGGATAAAGTTACTCCTGAGCTTAATACAAAGCTTGATGTAAATATGAATGTAGAAGTAGTAAAGGTTGAAACTAAAACCTTTAAAGATTCAGTTCCAGTTGAGTTTAAAACTGTAATGAAAACCGACCGAGGTTTATCAAATACAGTAAAGAAAACCGTTCAGGACGGTGAAAATGGTGAAAAGCAGATTGTTACAGATGTAACCTATGAAAATGGAAAAGAAGTAGCAAGAAAAACTGTTAGTGAAAAAGTAACTAAAAATCCTACAGATAAAATAGTAGTACTTGGAACTTATCCTGATAAACCAATTTCAAGAGGTGGAGATCCTCTACCTTATAGTAAATCTTTCAGAGCTAGAGCTACTGCTTATAGTGCTATTCGCGGCATAGGCAGAACATATACGGCTTCCGGTAGACTTGCTGTAAGAAATCCGGACGGTTACAGTACTATTGCTGTTGACCCAAGTGTTATTCCACTTGGTACCAAGGTATTTGTGGAAGGTTATGGTTTTGCCATAGCAGCCGATACTGGTACAAATATAATTGGAAAAACCATTGACGTGTTTTTTGATACATATGGTGAATCAACAAATTGGGCAGTGAAATATGTAAATGTTTATGTACTAAATTAA
- a CDS encoding GNAT family N-acetyltransferase, producing MLTRTESSKIITEFLKKDLLINLNILGVIENRPEAEIYVDNPQDPTGILVNKGYMNYLYSKNSSFLEEVIERFNKDGYYGFAGIDRSIADSIREHYEVDWCNPCTLYYLPKENLDLTRIKNEVQSIDIKDAETIDYYYTFRGENSINFIKDDIQNRPSSAVYKDGEIVCWVLTHDDNSLGIMYTKEEHRRKGYAEDVTIDIAAKHIEKGNVPYLHIIEGNGMSPGLAKKCGFVECGKVDWFGIRVGNPEE from the coding sequence ATGCTTACACGTACTGAAAGCTCTAAGATTATAACTGAATTCCTAAAAAAAGATTTACTTATAAATTTAAATATACTAGGAGTTATTGAAAATAGGCCTGAGGCTGAAATCTATGTAGACAACCCCCAAGACCCAACGGGGATATTAGTAAACAAGGGGTATATGAATTATTTATATTCTAAAAATAGTTCTTTTCTTGAAGAAGTAATTGAAAGGTTTAATAAGGATGGCTATTATGGCTTTGCAGGTATAGATAGATCAATTGCAGACAGTATAAGAGAGCATTATGAAGTGGATTGGTGCAACCCATGTACATTATACTATTTACCCAAGGAGAATTTAGATTTAACTAGAATAAAAAATGAAGTCCAAAGTATAGATATAAAGGATGCTGAAACTATAGACTATTATTATACCTTTAGAGGCGAAAATTCAATTAATTTTATTAAAGATGATATACAAAATAGACCATCTTCAGCTGTATATAAGGATGGAGAAATAGTATGCTGGGTACTTACTCACGATGATAATTCCTTAGGTATTATGTATACAAAGGAAGAGCATAGAAGAAAAGGCTATGCTGAGGATGTGACTATAGATATTGCTGCAAAGCATATTGAAAAAGGCAATGTACCATATCTTCACATAATAGAGGGAAATGGAATGTCACCAGGCCTTGCTAAAAAATGTGGATTTGTGGAATGTGGAAAAGTAGATTGGTTTGGTATTAGAGTAGGAAATCCAGAAGAATAA
- a CDS encoding QueT transporter family protein — translation MQQKQSIKQISSVNKITISGIVMALYIVIMYFTQGFSFGQYQIRLATSLYGLSAIYPFLIVPLGFSNLLSNTLMGGLGIFDMLGGFLVGVLTSFLVYLIRKNNLNDCFIAIPVILVPGLVVPIWLSYVLHVPYIVLATSLCIGQIIPGIVAVVLVNQLKNKLK, via the coding sequence TTGCAGCAAAAACAGAGTATAAAACAAATATCATCAGTTAACAAAATTACTATTTCCGGAATTGTTATGGCATTGTACATAGTAATAATGTACTTTACTCAGGGTTTTTCATTTGGGCAATATCAAATAAGACTAGCTACTTCTCTATATGGATTAAGTGCAATTTATCCATTTTTAATTGTTCCTCTAGGATTTAGCAACCTTTTGAGCAATACATTAATGGGCGGTCTTGGCATATTTGATATGCTAGGAGGATTTTTAGTAGGTGTGCTTACATCCTTTTTAGTTTACCTTATAAGAAAAAACAATCTTAATGATTGCTTTATAGCAATACCAGTGATTTTAGTTCCTGGATTAGTAGTTCCTATTTGGCTTTCTTATGTACTACATGTACCTTATATTGTACTTGCTACTAGCTTATGCATCGGTCAAATTATCCCAGGCATAGTTGCAGTTGTATTAGTTAACCAATTGAAGAATAAACTTAAATAA
- a CDS encoding MATE family efflux transporter, giving the protein MLQLIKKIDLTPDLKKIFYLSWPVMLGMILQSLLGTVDMIFISKLGTNELAAASLGQSATTVVFVMSTLVSAGTIALVTRSYGEGNMDKVKRYSSESFLLSAIIGGILSIICYIYTKPIIILMFNPEAKILDLSYKYLSVLFIGTIFVFLNSALRTIMQALGDTRTPLYVFGASNILNMLLAPLLIFVFHLGIRGAALAAVLSTIFSFVTINYILIKKLYNKSLKCFLASMKLEFSTSFKIFKIGGWACLQQLARPLTGMFMVRLVYEVGGKDGSAAFGAGGQVFNYTFIFLVGLSTAIAIMVGQSLGKGDVEGCNNIIREGIKLAVINMAIFSIPYFFLPGSMMRLFTTDANVTRIGVAYLRIVYLGVVFVIFPTIYGGVFQGAGDTFPPMISSIIANVFLKLPIAYILARGFHMGTNGVWISIALSVIIEAIIIVFFFKQNRWKERVI; this is encoded by the coding sequence ATGCTGCAATTAATAAAAAAGATTGATCTTACACCTGATTTAAAGAAGATATTTTATCTTTCATGGCCTGTAATGCTTGGCATGATACTGCAAAGTTTACTAGGAACAGTAGATATGATATTCATATCCAAGCTTGGAACAAATGAACTTGCTGCTGCATCTTTAGGGCAATCTGCTACTACAGTGGTTTTTGTAATGTCTACATTGGTATCAGCAGGGACTATAGCACTTGTTACGAGGAGCTATGGAGAAGGTAATATGGATAAAGTAAAAAGGTATAGCTCAGAGTCTTTTTTACTGTCTGCAATTATAGGTGGCATACTTAGCATTATTTGTTATATATATACCAAGCCTATAATTATACTTATGTTTAACCCAGAAGCTAAAATTCTAGATTTATCCTATAAATACTTATCGGTTTTGTTTATAGGGACAATTTTTGTGTTTTTAAATTCAGCCTTGAGAACAATAATGCAGGCATTAGGGGATACAAGAACGCCACTTTATGTATTTGGTGCTTCAAATATACTTAATATGCTTCTTGCACCACTTTTAATATTTGTTTTTCACTTAGGAATAAGAGGTGCTGCCTTAGCTGCGGTATTGTCTACCATTTTTTCCTTTGTAACAATAAATTATATTCTTATAAAAAAGCTATACAATAAAAGCTTAAAATGCTTTTTAGCAAGTATGAAGCTTGAATTTTCTACAAGTTTTAAAATATTTAAAATTGGAGGCTGGGCTTGCCTACAACAATTAGCTAGACCTTTAACCGGTATGTTCATGGTACGTCTTGTCTATGAGGTTGGAGGAAAGGATGGCTCAGCAGCTTTTGGTGCAGGCGGGCAGGTTTTTAATTATACCTTTATATTTCTAGTGGGTCTTTCTACCGCTATTGCAATAATGGTAGGACAGAGTCTTGGAAAGGGAGATGTTGAGGGGTGTAACAATATTATAAGAGAAGGAATAAAGCTGGCAGTAATAAATATGGCTATCTTTTCAATACCATATTTCTTTTTACCAGGATCAATGATGAGGCTTTTTACCACAGATGCTAATGTGACTAGAATTGGAGTTGCATATTTAAGGATAGTTTATTTAGGTGTTGTATTTGTAATTTTTCCAACAATATACGGAGGGGTATTTCAAGGTGCCGGAGATACTTTTCCACCTATGATATCTTCGATAATAGCAAATGTTTTTCTAAAATTGCCTATAGCTTACATACTTGCTAGAGGATTTCATATGGGCACTAACGGTGTATGGATTTCAATTGCTTTATCTGTAATTATAGAGGCAATTATTATAGTTTTTTTCTTTAAGCAGAATAGATGGAAAGAAAGGGTGATTTAA
- a CDS encoding AraC family transcriptional regulator, translated as MKVYRENKNIGNEFMPLRVYDISIDKYQVTDVKSISGFGKEVEIEICRTSNFTPHYHPYLEIIEIKNGTAKMQINSEQLTLSEGDIALIGSNEIHSLIGYCRHIVINIDPVFIYQIKDFSEEIFPRSISSKILKKDQSKGILYSFLCKCIDRILSLYTEKPKGYHLLIMSSIYELLGNIYNYTYTLDDYSINSPLKKEDLKRLNKVLDYINENYTRELSIEDISSVINLTPSYFCRFFKRNMGSTFFEYLNQYRCSQAEILLHTTGKSITEISNAVGFSSISYFNKVYKRYKGHTPSLDKKKNLV; from the coding sequence ATGAAAGTTTATCGTGAAAATAAAAATATAGGTAATGAATTTATGCCCCTTAGGGTATATGATATTTCCATAGATAAGTATCAAGTAACCGATGTGAAAAGCATCTCTGGCTTCGGTAAAGAAGTAGAAATTGAGATATGCAGAACCTCTAATTTCACTCCTCACTACCACCCTTACCTAGAGATCATTGAAATAAAAAACGGAACCGCAAAAATGCAGATTAATAGTGAGCAGCTTACTTTGTCTGAAGGAGATATCGCCCTTATAGGAAGTAACGAAATTCACTCATTAATTGGCTACTGCAGGCATATTGTAATAAATATCGACCCTGTGTTTATATATCAAATAAAAGACTTTTCCGAGGAAATATTTCCTCGGTCAATAAGTTCAAAAATACTTAAGAAAGATCAGTCAAAAGGCATACTATACAGCTTTTTATGCAAATGTATCGATAGAATACTCTCTCTTTACACTGAAAAGCCAAAAGGATATCATCTTCTAATAATGTCCTCAATATATGAACTCCTTGGGAATATATATAATTATACTTATACCCTTGATGACTATTCAATTAACTCTCCGCTAAAGAAGGAGGATTTGAAGAGGCTAAACAAAGTCCTAGACTATATTAATGAAAATTATACTAGAGAGCTTTCAATAGAGGATATAAGCAGTGTAATAAATCTCACTCCCAGCTACTTTTGCAGGTTTTTCAAAAGAAATATGGGCAGTACATTTTTTGAATATCTTAATCAATATAGATGCTCTCAAGCTGAAATATTGCTTCACACTACTGGAAAGTCCATTACCGAAATATCCAATGCTGTGGGTTTTTCAAGTATCAGCTATTTTAATAAGGTATATAAAAGATATAAAGGTCATACTCCTTCCCTTGATAAAAAGAAAAATCTAGTTTAA
- a CDS encoding winged helix-turn-helix transcriptional regulator has translation MGDFHLCPRFECAFGLLGKKWTGLIIKVLLDGPKRFCDLRSLIPELSDRMLTERFKELEAAGIIKRNVYPETPVRVEYELTEKGRELKPTMDEVQKWAEKWVK, from the coding sequence ATGGGAGATTTTCATCTATGTCCTAGATTTGAATGCGCTTTTGGATTGTTAGGCAAAAAATGGACTGGACTAATAATTAAAGTACTTCTTGATGGTCCTAAAAGATTTTGTGACTTAAGAAGCCTAATTCCTGAGCTTAGTGATAGAATGCTTACTGAAAGATTTAAAGAATTAGAAGCAGCAGGAATAATAAAGAGAAATGTTTATCCAGAAACCCCTGTAAGAGTAGAATATGAACTCACAGAAAAAGGAAGAGAATTAAAACCTACTATGGATGAAGTTCAAAAATGGGCTGAAAAGTGGGTAAAATAA
- a CDS encoding pirin family protein, whose protein sequence is MKLIKGERVKDGAGVNLNRVIAISSLDHADPFFLLDEFRSNDNSDYAAGFPMHPHRGIETITYMIEGSFTHRDSKGNEGNLKSGEVQWMTAGKGILHEEMPAMENGQLWGYQLWVNLPAKYKMVEPKYRHIKAEEIPQVLKNGSDVKIIAGAYDNAVGPIKSYIPVDYMDVRLNGGFFEKETRETALIYVHSGKVTVSSEEGKLEIEAGDLCLIERASHIKIHGENSGVLYISADPLKEPVARYGPFVMNTMDEILKAIDDFNDGSFDK, encoded by the coding sequence ATGAAACTTATAAAAGGAGAAAGAGTTAAAGATGGAGCGGGAGTAAACCTTAATAGAGTTATTGCAATTAGTTCACTGGACCATGCAGATCCTTTTTTTCTCTTAGATGAATTTAGAAGCAATGATAATTCTGATTATGCTGCTGGGTTTCCCATGCATCCTCATAGAGGAATAGAGACTATAACTTATATGATTGAGGGGAGCTTTACTCATAGAGATTCAAAAGGAAATGAAGGAAATTTAAAATCAGGTGAAGTGCAGTGGATGACGGCAGGAAAAGGAATACTTCATGAGGAAATGCCAGCTATGGAAAATGGACAGCTATGGGGTTATCAGCTATGGGTTAATCTGCCTGCCAAATACAAAATGGTAGAGCCTAAGTACAGGCATATTAAAGCAGAAGAGATTCCGCAGGTTTTAAAGAATGGAAGTGATGTTAAAATAATTGCTGGAGCTTATGATAATGCAGTTGGCCCAATTAAATCCTATATTCCAGTAGACTATATGGATGTAAGGCTAAATGGGGGCTTCTTTGAGAAGGAAACTAGAGAAACAGCTCTTATATATGTACATTCTGGTAAAGTTACAGTAAGTTCCGAAGAAGGAAAACTAGAAATAGAAGCTGGAGACCTATGTCTTATAGAAAGGGCATCTCACATTAAAATACATGGTGAAAATTCTGGAGTGCTTTATATAAGTGCTGATCCATTAAAGGAACCCGTTGCAAGGTATGGTCCTTTCGTAATGAATACTATGGACGAAATACTTAAGGCTATTGATGATTTTAATGATGGTTCCTTTGATAAATAG
- a CDS encoding ClC family H(+)/Cl(-) exchange transporter — protein sequence MDNTRKNNTINTLSHWQNFKLKLLFEGIFVGMLSGFLIVFYRIVLEKAEELRNFIFKLNIPRYKLMPVWFFVLIILAYVVGMLIKKEPLISGSGIPQVEGVLLGKINMNWLSVIIKKFIGGVISIGAGLSLGREGPSIQLGAAVGQGVGKVFKRIKLEEKYLITSGASAGLAAAFNAPLAGVMFSLEEVHKHFSPLILLSAMSAALTSDFISKHFFGLKPVFSFHNVTALPLEKYGYIILLGIIVGIFGVIYNYALLKTQDLYSKIKWLPVKFRPMVPFIAAGFLALFLPQVLGGGHSLIDSLTNGNFTVKMLFIILIIKFFFSMLSYGSGAPGGIFFPLLVLGALTGAIYGNALVHFFGFDPKYINNFIMLAMAGYFTAIVRAPITGSILITEMTGTFSNLLSLSVISLVAYVVADLLKSEPIYESLLDRLLKNNGQYEFEGDSKNKALLEIPVCLASVMDGKKVKELRLPKHCLLVGIRRGEKEIIPKGNTAIQSGDCLIVLVNENEAAETNEELLEMSRN from the coding sequence ATGGATAATACACGCAAGAATAATACAATAAACACATTATCTCATTGGCAAAACTTTAAACTTAAACTATTGTTTGAAGGTATTTTTGTAGGTATGCTTTCAGGATTCTTAATTGTATTTTATAGAATCGTCCTAGAAAAAGCAGAAGAATTAAGAAACTTCATTTTTAAGCTTAATATCCCCAGATACAAACTTATGCCTGTTTGGTTCTTTGTATTAATCATATTAGCATATGTTGTTGGGATGTTAATAAAAAAAGAACCTCTAATTAGTGGAAGTGGAATTCCTCAAGTAGAGGGTGTACTTTTAGGAAAGATCAATATGAATTGGCTATCAGTAATTATAAAAAAATTTATTGGTGGTGTGATTTCTATTGGAGCAGGTTTATCTCTTGGAAGAGAAGGTCCATCCATTCAACTTGGCGCTGCTGTTGGGCAAGGTGTTGGTAAGGTTTTTAAAAGGATAAAACTTGAAGAAAAATATCTTATTACAAGCGGAGCTAGTGCCGGTCTTGCTGCAGCCTTCAATGCACCCTTAGCAGGCGTTATGTTTTCGCTTGAGGAGGTACATAAGCATTTTTCACCATTGATTCTACTTTCAGCTATGTCAGCCGCTTTAACCTCTGATTTTATTTCAAAACATTTTTTTGGATTAAAGCCAGTTTTCAGCTTTCATAATGTAACTGCTTTACCTCTTGAAAAATATGGTTATATTATTTTACTTGGAATTATTGTAGGAATTTTTGGAGTTATATATAACTATGCTCTTTTAAAAACTCAGGATCTCTATAGCAAAATAAAATGGTTACCTGTAAAATTTAGGCCTATGGTTCCGTTTATAGCTGCTGGATTTTTGGCTTTATTTTTGCCTCAAGTACTAGGCGGAGGCCATTCCCTTATCGATTCTTTGACTAATGGAAATTTTACAGTGAAAATGCTATTTATTATTCTTATAATTAAATTCTTTTTTTCTATGTTGAGCTATGGCTCTGGAGCACCGGGTGGAATATTTTTTCCTTTACTAGTTTTAGGAGCTTTGACTGGTGCTATATATGGAAATGCATTAGTTCATTTTTTCGGTTTTGACCCCAAATATATAAATAATTTTATAATGCTGGCTATGGCTGGATATTTTACGGCTATTGTAAGAGCGCCTATTACCGGCAGTATCTTAATTACAGAAATGACAGGAACCTTTTCAAACTTGCTTTCATTAAGTGTAATTTCTTTAGTAGCCTACGTAGTGGCAGATTTGCTAAAATCTGAGCCAATATATGAATCACTGCTTGATAGGTTGTTAAAGAATAATGGACAATATGAATTTGAGGGAGACAGTAAGAACAAAGCTTTATTAGAAATACCAGTTTGTTTAGCTTCTGTAATGGACGGTAAAAAAGTTAAAGAACTTAGACTTCCAAAGCATTGCTTGCTAGTAGGTATCAGACGAGGAGAAAAAGAGATTATACCTAAAGGTAACACTGCCATTCAATCTGGAGACTGCTTAATTGTTTTAGTAAATGAAAATGAAGCAGCTGAAACAAATGAAGAACTTTTAGAAATGAGTAGAAACTAA
- a CDS encoding MATE family efflux transporter — translation MKVLNWNKDRKFYNKMLNLAAPIVIQNLIQSSLSFVDTLIIGGLGVTAIASVGLGNQYLFIIQVLLTGVTGGAAVFTAQLWGKKDIDNINRVTLLSLIIGILLALILSLASFFNSSWIMSIYTKDIAVINCGASYLRFSSLSYVLLAITVTYSSVLRTMGRVKLPTIISVIALSINTVLGYILVYGMFGVHKFGAAGAGLSTLIARLTEMAAMLIIVGKEYKEVLVKIKLITTINLTLVKKFFSLTIPVVITELLWSVGISAYAIAYSSISTDAIASKNIMNTIEGLTWVVFLGIGNACAVIIGNDIGAGNERDALEHSRKFTEISVGLSVAAMVIIIILAKPIVSLFNVPQAVSQFAVKNLYVMAAFMWIRVLNFILLSGLLRSGGDTKYSMAADMISVWFVGVPLAFAAAKLWHLPVYFVYAFASVEEIAKLVLALPRVYSKKWIKNVTEAI, via the coding sequence ATGAAAGTTTTAAATTGGAATAAGGATAGGAAATTCTATAACAAGATGTTAAATTTGGCTGCCCCAATAGTAATTCAAAATCTTATCCAATCTTCCTTAAGTTTTGTAGATACATTGATAATAGGAGGATTAGGTGTAACTGCTATAGCTAGCGTAGGACTAGGCAATCAATATTTATTTATAATACAGGTATTGCTCACAGGTGTAACTGGTGGGGCAGCTGTATTTACCGCTCAACTATGGGGAAAAAAAGACATTGATAATATTAATAGGGTAACTTTATTAAGTCTTATTATTGGAATTTTATTAGCATTAATATTGTCTTTAGCTTCTTTTTTTAACTCAAGTTGGATTATGAGTATTTACACAAAGGATATAGCTGTAATTAATTGCGGAGCAAGCTACTTGAGATTTTCATCCTTAAGCTATGTGCTGCTTGCAATTACAGTTACCTATTCATCGGTTTTAAGAACCATGGGGAGAGTAAAGCTACCAACTATAATAAGTGTAATTGCATTAAGTATTAATACAGTACTAGGCTATATATTAGTATATGGAATGTTTGGAGTTCACAAATTTGGAGCAGCAGGGGCAGGACTGAGTACTCTTATTGCTAGGTTAACTGAGATGGCTGCAATGCTTATAATTGTTGGTAAAGAATATAAAGAGGTTTTAGTTAAAATTAAATTAATTACTACAATAAATTTAACTTTGGTGAAAAAATTTTTCAGTTTGACCATTCCAGTTGTAATTACTGAACTGCTTTGGAGTGTAGGAATTAGTGCTTATGCTATAGCCTATTCATCTATAAGTACTGATGCTATAGCTTCAAAAAATATAATGAATACTATTGAGGGACTTACATGGGTAGTGTTTTTAGGTATAGGAAATGCATGCGCTGTAATAATTGGCAATGACATTGGTGCTGGTAATGAAAGAGATGCATTAGAGCATTCAAGGAAATTTACTGAAATAAGTGTTGGTTTATCAGTTGCTGCAATGGTTATTATAATAATACTTGCAAAGCCAATTGTTAGCTTGTTTAATGTTCCACAAGCTGTAAGTCAATTTGCAGTTAAAAATTTATATGTAATGGCCGCTTTTATGTGGATAAGGGTATTGAATTTTATATTGCTATCAGGGCTTCTTAGAAGTGGGGGAGATACAAAATATTCAATGGCTGCAGATATGATAAGCGTTTGGTTTGTTGGAGTGCCTCTAGCCTTTGCTGCTGCTAAGCTGTGGCATCTGCCAGTGTATTTTGTTTATGCTTTTGCATCAGTGGAGGAAATAGCCAAGTTAGTATTAGCTTTGCCTCGAGTATATTCTAAAAAGTGGATCAAGAATGTTACTGAAGCTATATAG
- the queF gene encoding preQ(1) synthase, whose product MSGRNEKELEGVTLLGNQGTKYNYDYDPTVLEAFVNKHPDNDYFVKFNCPEFTSLCPKTGQPDYATIYISYVPDKLMVESKSLKLYLLSFRNHGDFHEDCMNIIMKDLIKLMEPKYIEVWGKFTPRGGISIDPYCNYGKEGTKWREVAEKRLFYHDMYPEKVDNR is encoded by the coding sequence ATGAGTGGAAGAAATGAAAAAGAACTAGAAGGAGTAACCCTTCTCGGAAATCAAGGAACAAAATATAATTATGACTACGACCCTACAGTACTTGAAGCATTTGTAAATAAGCACCCTGACAATGATTATTTTGTTAAATTTAATTGTCCTGAGTTTACAAGTCTTTGCCCTAAAACAGGACAGCCTGATTATGCAACTATTTATATTTCCTACGTTCCAGACAAGTTAATGGTTGAAAGTAAATCCCTAAAGCTATACCTATTAAGCTTTAGAAATCATGGAGATTTTCATGAAGATTGCATGAACATAATAATGAAGGATTTAATAAAGCTAATGGAACCTAAATATATAGAAGTATGGGGTAAATTTACTCCAAGAGGCGGAATTTCTATTGATCCATACTGTAATTATGGTAAAGAAGGTACCAAGTGGAGAGAAGTTGCTGAAAAGAGATTATTCTACCATGATATGTACCCTGAAAAGGTTGATAACAGATAA
- a CDS encoding APC family permease, with protein sequence MEAEKQQRNEVKGSKELKKEIGLLEAMTMVIGVVIGSGIFFKASTVFKNAGTPKLGVLAWVIGGIITMASALTVAEIAAAIPKTGGMFVYLKELYSEKWAFLFGWMQTLIYVPGVAAALSIVFVTQATYFIPMTGAQQKILAIFMLFFIMIINVLSTKLGSKVQFVATIAKLIPIFVIIIFGLLKGQAHSLSVPVTAGTSMGAAGFGAAILGTLWAYDGWIGVGNMAGELKNPKKDLPKSIILGLSITIVVYILINMAIVNVMPVSKVIASQKPASDVAVILFGNSGAGLIAAGIMISIFGAMNGYLMTGVRVPFAMAQDNLFPFPKFFGKVSNKYVTPINAFVFEIVLACLYVLSGSFDTLTNLAVFVMWIFFVMTVGGIFILRKKHKDLARTYSVPLYPIVPIIGIAGGIYIIISTLITDTRYALFGIVVTLVGLPVYMAIKKSSNK encoded by the coding sequence ATGGAAGCTGAAAAGCAACAAAGAAATGAAGTGAAGGGCTCAAAGGAACTTAAGAAGGAAATAGGATTATTAGAAGCAATGACAATGGTTATAGGGGTAGTAATTGGTTCTGGTATATTTTTCAAGGCTTCTACAGTTTTTAAAAATGCCGGAACTCCCAAGCTAGGGGTGCTAGCTTGGGTTATTGGGGGCATAATTACAATGGCCTCAGCTCTTACAGTAGCAGAAATTGCTGCTGCAATTCCAAAGACTGGTGGAATGTTTGTTTATCTAAAAGAGCTTTATAGTGAAAAATGGGCGTTCTTATTTGGATGGATGCAGACCCTTATATATGTTCCAGGAGTTGCCGCTGCTCTATCTATAGTTTTTGTTACACAGGCTACTTATTTTATTCCAATGACTGGAGCACAGCAAAAAATTCTTGCTATATTTATGTTATTCTTCATAATGATAATAAATGTTTTATCTACTAAACTAGGTAGTAAGGTACAATTTGTTGCTACTATTGCAAAGCTTATTCCTATATTTGTTATTATAATCTTTGGCTTGCTTAAAGGCCAGGCGCATAGTCTTTCTGTTCCAGTGACTGCTGGTACCTCGATGGGTGCTGCAGGGTTTGGTGCAGCAATACTGGGAACTCTATGGGCATATGATGGGTGGATTGGTGTAGGAAACATGGCTGGAGAGCTTAAAAATCCTAAAAAAGACCTTCCGAAATCCATAATATTAGGATTATCAATAACTATAGTAGTTTATATTTTAATAAATATGGCTATTGTAAATGTTATGCCAGTTTCAAAGGTTATTGCCTCTCAAAAACCTGCTTCTGATGTTGCAGTAATACTTTTTGGTAATTCAGGTGCTGGACTCATAGCTGCAGGTATTATGATTTCTATATTTGGAGCTATGAATGGATATCTAATGACAGGTGTAAGAGTTCCTTTTGCTATGGCCCAAGATAATCTATTTCCATTTCCAAAGTTCTTTGGGAAAGTTAGTAATAAATATGTAACACCAATAAATGCCTTTGTTTTTGAGATAGTTCTTGCGTGCTTATATGTTCTTAGTGGGTCTTTTGATACACTTACGAATCTTGCAGTTTTCGTAATGTGGATATTCTTCGTTATGACTGTGGGTGGAATATTTATCTTAAGAAAAAAGCACAAGGATTTAGCTAGAACTTACAGCGTACCATTATATCCAATTGTGCCTATAATAGGAATTGCAGGAGGTATATATATAATAATAAGTACTTTGATAACAGATACAAGGTATGCATTATTTGGAATAGTTGTTACTCTTGTTGGCTTGCCAGTTTATATGGCTATTAAAAAGAGCTCTAATAAGTAG